A window from Micromonospora profundi encodes these proteins:
- a CDS encoding AAA family ATPase yields the protein MVTASRVQITVLRGRDDQCRAVRSLLDGVTDGGGALLLHGEPGSGRTALLTYAHRYAENCVVLAGAGLPAEATLPYAGLQRLLDPVRDRTADLPEPQRHLLRRALDGEGCPPDRRLALSVAVLGLLGAAARERPLLVTLDDLDRGDGQTAQVLAFVARRLRHLPMAVLLTADVTATVDGVATCRLGPLSERDSVAVLADRLPEPPAEPVAATLAVIGGGNPQALVDLADALSPGQWRGEELLPATPPADGALGRAYRARLDRLPPDTRRMLLLAALDESNEPATLARAADAAGVVVEALAPAEAAGLVRVEPGGVTFRQPLVRAMVAASAPLAQRRQAHRLLAGVLDADAQRLRRAMHLAAATAGTDAALADELERAAVGVPTDWAMASTALCRAAELSDRPDDAAGRLLTAARYAWTAGQPTEARLLLDRLRATSADPAVAGHADLLRGELELRCDAASGAASTLLAAAGTVATTDRALAVQALARAGEAVCFAGDQYRYAEVGRRAAELRRPHDPPAVELTSSLVAGVAATLRGDHERAGPALRRAVVLGGRLNGSELTPTALACAAAAGLVVAVDGAAHRLAERAVGLARERGELSMLSRALELRAVAEYWLGRHEAAAETSRDGLRVARATGQVNCANVHLGMLAVLAAVRADRETSLRRIREIGEAPTPGSRPHALAGWARAVLDLADGRHAEAATRLASLARLGTGRGQVLVQVMATPYLVEAAAHLAHRPAATAALAVFDRWASSTASPLRRALSARCHALLAPRGSGEAEREFRTALRLHPTEAGTFERARTELLFGQELRRSRRPRDAREYLHQARETFTLLGASRWAEQATAELRAAGESVGPPDLPAARLLTGQQLRIAQLVAEGATNREIAARMFLSTRTVDHHLRNVFHRLGIRSRTELVRAFATDRHVGLASDR from the coding sequence ATGGTTACTGCATCACGAGTGCAAATAACTGTGCTGCGCGGCCGGGATGACCAGTGCCGGGCCGTCCGGAGCCTTCTCGACGGCGTGACCGACGGCGGTGGGGCGCTGCTGCTGCACGGCGAGCCGGGGTCGGGGCGCACGGCTCTGCTCACCTACGCCCACCGGTACGCCGAGAACTGTGTCGTCCTGGCCGGGGCCGGGCTGCCCGCCGAGGCGACCCTGCCGTACGCCGGGCTGCAACGCCTGCTCGACCCGGTGCGCGACCGGACAGCCGACCTGCCGGAGCCGCAGCGGCACCTGCTGCGTCGCGCGCTGGACGGGGAGGGCTGCCCGCCCGACCGTCGGCTGGCCCTCTCGGTGGCCGTACTCGGGCTGCTCGGCGCCGCCGCCCGGGAACGCCCGCTGCTGGTCACGTTGGACGACCTCGACAGGGGTGACGGGCAGACCGCGCAGGTGCTGGCGTTCGTGGCCCGCCGTCTGCGCCACCTGCCGATGGCCGTGCTGCTCACCGCCGACGTCACCGCCACTGTCGACGGGGTCGCGACGTGCCGGCTCGGGCCGCTGAGTGAGCGGGACAGCGTTGCGGTCCTGGCCGACCGGCTGCCCGAACCACCTGCCGAGCCGGTGGCGGCCACCCTCGCCGTGATCGGCGGCGGCAACCCGCAGGCGCTCGTGGACCTCGCCGACGCGCTGAGCCCGGGGCAATGGCGGGGGGAGGAACTGCTGCCCGCCACGCCACCGGCCGACGGCGCGCTGGGCCGCGCCTACCGGGCCCGCCTCGACCGCCTGCCGCCGGACACCCGCCGGATGCTGCTGCTCGCCGCGCTCGACGAGTCGAACGAGCCCGCGACACTGGCCCGCGCGGCCGACGCCGCCGGTGTGGTCGTCGAGGCGCTCGCCCCGGCGGAGGCCGCCGGCCTGGTCCGGGTCGAGCCCGGGGGCGTCACGTTCCGGCAGCCGCTGGTCCGGGCGATGGTCGCGGCCAGCGCACCGCTCGCGCAGCGACGGCAGGCGCACCGGCTGCTCGCCGGGGTGCTCGACGCGGACGCGCAGCGGCTGCGCCGGGCCATGCACCTCGCCGCCGCGACGGCGGGCACCGACGCTGCCCTCGCCGACGAGTTGGAGCGCGCGGCGGTAGGCGTACCGACCGACTGGGCGATGGCCTCGACCGCGCTGTGTCGGGCAGCCGAACTCAGCGACCGCCCGGACGACGCGGCCGGCCGGCTGCTGACCGCCGCCCGGTACGCGTGGACCGCCGGCCAGCCCACCGAGGCACGTCTGCTGCTCGACCGGCTTCGCGCCACCTCCGCCGACCCGGCCGTCGCCGGGCACGCGGACCTGCTGCGCGGTGAGCTGGAGTTGCGCTGCGACGCCGCCTCGGGCGCGGCGTCCACGCTGCTGGCCGCCGCCGGGACTGTCGCGACCACCGACCGCGCGCTTGCCGTGCAGGCGTTGGCGCGGGCCGGCGAGGCAGTGTGCTTCGCCGGTGACCAGTACCGGTACGCGGAGGTCGGCCGCCGGGCCGCGGAATTGCGCCGCCCGCACGACCCACCGGCTGTCGAGTTGACGAGTTCCCTTGTCGCCGGTGTGGCGGCCACGCTGCGGGGCGACCATGAGCGGGCAGGTCCTGCGCTGCGCCGAGCTGTCGTGCTCGGTGGCCGGTTGAACGGGTCGGAGCTGACCCCGACCGCGCTCGCCTGCGCGGCGGCGGCCGGACTGGTGGTGGCGGTGGACGGCGCGGCGCACCGGCTCGCCGAGCGTGCCGTCGGGTTGGCCCGCGAGCGGGGCGAACTGTCAATGCTGTCCCGGGCGTTGGAGCTGCGGGCGGTCGCCGAGTACTGGCTGGGTCGGCACGAGGCGGCGGCGGAGACGTCCCGCGACGGACTGCGGGTCGCCCGTGCCACAGGCCAGGTCAACTGTGCCAACGTCCACCTGGGCATGCTCGCCGTGCTGGCCGCCGTACGAGCGGACCGGGAGACCAGCCTGCGGCGGATCCGGGAGATCGGGGAGGCTCCGACACCGGGCAGCCGGCCGCACGCGCTCGCCGGGTGGGCGCGGGCAGTCCTCGACCTGGCCGACGGCAGGCATGCCGAGGCGGCGACCAGGCTGGCGTCGCTGGCCCGACTCGGCACCGGGCGAGGTCAGGTGCTCGTCCAGGTGATGGCAACCCCGTACCTGGTGGAGGCCGCCGCCCACCTGGCGCACCGGCCGGCGGCGACGGCCGCGCTCGCTGTCTTCGACAGATGGGCAAGCAGCACCGCCAGCCCGCTGCGGCGGGCACTGTCGGCCCGGTGTCACGCGCTGCTCGCGCCACGGGGGAGCGGCGAGGCGGAGCGCGAGTTCCGGACCGCGCTGCGACTGCACCCGACCGAAGCCGGCACGTTCGAGCGTGCGCGCACCGAGTTGCTCTTCGGACAGGAGTTGCGACGCAGCCGTCGTCCGCGCGACGCCCGGGAGTACCTGCACCAGGCCCGGGAGACGTTCACGCTGCTCGGGGCGAGCCGTTGGGCCGAGCAGGCGACTGCGGAGCTGCGGGCCGCCGGAGAGTCGGTCGGCCCACCGGACCTGCCGGCCGCGCGGCTGCTGACCGGCCAGCAACTGCGGATCGCCCAACTGGTCGCCGAGGGGGCCACCAACCGGGAGATCGCCGCCCGGATGTTCCTGTCCACCCGCACTGTCGACCACCACCTGCGCAACGTGTTCCACCGGCTGGGCATCCGATCACGTACCGAACTGGTCCGTGCGTTCGCCACCGACCGGCACGTCGGTCTGGCCTCCGACAGGTGA
- a CDS encoding TetR/AcrR family transcriptional regulator: protein MNKVEAPGRVDGRTARAERTRAAIVEAHLALIAEGDLRPTGERIAERAGISLRTLWTNFKDMETLFEASGAEVLRQQDAAYRPISPALPLAKRVDAYCRQRARLLQLIAPSARAAQMREPVSEQLHLNRLKHIDRVRDEVEQLFATELARAGRGREQLLNALVAASMWQAWSMLRYGLGLGVDQARGVMTRTVGALLAEVAAD from the coding sequence ATGAACAAGGTCGAGGCCCCGGGCCGCGTCGACGGGCGTACGGCCCGAGCCGAGCGCACCCGGGCAGCCATCGTCGAGGCGCACCTGGCGCTCATCGCCGAGGGTGACCTGCGGCCGACCGGCGAGCGCATCGCCGAGCGGGCCGGCATCTCGCTGCGGACGCTCTGGACCAACTTCAAGGACATGGAGACGCTGTTCGAGGCGAGCGGCGCGGAGGTGCTGCGTCAGCAGGACGCCGCGTACCGGCCCATCTCGCCAGCGTTGCCCCTGGCCAAGCGCGTCGACGCGTACTGCCGGCAGCGCGCCCGGCTGCTCCAGCTCATCGCGCCGTCGGCGCGGGCCGCGCAGATGCGCGAGCCGGTCTCCGAGCAGCTGCACCTCAACCGCCTCAAGCACATCGACCGGGTACGCGACGAGGTCGAACAGCTCTTCGCCACCGAGTTGGCGCGGGCCGGGCGAGGGCGCGAGCAGTTGCTCAACGCGCTGGTCGCGGCGAGCATGTGGCAGGCGTGGTCGATGCTGCGGTACGGCCTCGGGCTGGGCGTGGACCAGGCCCGGGGGGTCATGACCCGGACGGTCGGCGCGCTGTTGGCGGAGGTGGCGGCCGACTGA
- a CDS encoding SDR family oxidoreductase translates to MDAESRRLVGRVAIVTGASRGIGLAIARRLVAEGARVGLTARHTEALDEAVTALGGPAYAVAVAGRADDAAHQADAVRQVSAAFGPVDLLVNNTGINPVHGPLVDLDLAAARKILDVNLVAALGWVQAVCAAGMTERGGCVVNVSSIAGLAPAPGIAFYGVSKAALNHLTASLAVELGPTVRVNAVAPGVVKTRFAAALYEGREEEVAARYPLGRLGVADDVAGAVAFLASADAAWITGQTIVCDGGVTLGGRSG, encoded by the coding sequence GTGGATGCAGAATCACGAAGGCTCGTCGGTCGGGTCGCCATCGTCACCGGCGCCAGTCGGGGGATCGGCCTGGCCATCGCGCGGCGGCTGGTGGCCGAGGGCGCGCGGGTGGGTCTCACGGCCCGCCACACCGAGGCGCTGGACGAGGCCGTCACCGCCCTCGGCGGTCCCGCGTACGCGGTCGCCGTTGCCGGCCGGGCCGACGACGCCGCGCACCAGGCCGACGCGGTACGCCAGGTCAGTGCGGCGTTCGGGCCTGTCGACCTCCTGGTCAACAACACAGGCATCAACCCGGTGCACGGCCCGCTCGTCGATCTGGACCTGGCGGCGGCCCGCAAGATCCTCGACGTCAACCTGGTGGCCGCGCTGGGCTGGGTGCAGGCGGTCTGCGCCGCCGGCATGACCGAGCGCGGCGGCTGCGTGGTCAACGTGTCGTCGATCGCCGGTCTCGCACCGGCACCCGGCATCGCCTTCTACGGGGTGAGCAAGGCCGCGCTCAACCACCTCACCGCGAGCCTCGCCGTGGAGTTGGGGCCGACGGTCCGGGTCAACGCCGTCGCACCCGGCGTGGTCAAGACCCGCTTCGCCGCCGCCCTCTATGAGGGCCGGGAGGAGGAGGTCGCCGCGCGGTACCCGCTGGGCCGGCTCGGCGTCGCCGACGACGTGGCGGGCGCTGTCGCCTTCCTGGCCTCCGCCGACGCCGCCTGGATCACCGGGCAGACGATCGTCTGCGACGGTGGCGTCACGCTTGGCGGCCGGTCGGGATGA
- a CDS encoding ABC transporter substrate-binding protein, which translates to MHRTAQRGLAIASTIALLIAAAGCSGDDGGSSSGGASVPGVTDTEIVVGTHMPLTGPASAGYSKIAPATKAYFDYVNANGGVHGRKITYKIMDDGYNPANTQQVVRQLVLQDKVFAVLNGLGTPTHTGVLDFLKTNRVPDLFVASGSRSWDQPDKYPGTFGFNPDYTVEGKILANYVKANHAGQKVCFLGQDDDFGRDSLVGVEKVLGAGGVAVKQTYVTSNTNVAPQIGAFKAAGCQVVVLATVPGFTALSVGTAARLGFKPQWLVSNVGGDHPTLAKQLGEAAPLLEGMVGANYLPMQNDTANPWIQLFTKINKEHNGDAPFDGNTVYGMSVGYLFVQVLLAAGKDLTREKVLTAVQKGGFQGPGLAPLRFSDKDHSGYGGQRLTRVSGGAQTYFGPTYETDEEDGPVTEFSTAPVAPPANGVPTVS; encoded by the coding sequence ATGCACCGTACGGCACAACGCGGTCTCGCGATCGCCAGCACAATAGCCCTGCTCATCGCCGCCGCCGGTTGCAGTGGCGACGACGGCGGCTCCTCCTCCGGCGGGGCATCCGTGCCGGGGGTCACCGACACTGAGATCGTCGTCGGTACGCACATGCCGCTCACCGGGCCGGCCTCGGCCGGCTACTCCAAGATCGCGCCGGCGACGAAGGCGTACTTCGACTACGTCAACGCCAACGGCGGTGTGCACGGCCGGAAGATCACCTACAAGATCATGGACGACGGCTACAACCCGGCGAACACCCAGCAGGTGGTCCGGCAGCTCGTCCTTCAGGACAAGGTCTTCGCCGTCCTCAACGGGCTCGGCACCCCGACGCACACGGGCGTTCTCGACTTCCTCAAGACCAACAGGGTGCCCGACCTGTTCGTGGCCTCCGGCAGCCGCAGCTGGGACCAGCCGGACAAGTATCCGGGCACGTTCGGGTTCAACCCGGACTACACGGTCGAGGGCAAGATCCTCGCCAACTACGTGAAGGCGAACCACGCCGGCCAGAAGGTCTGCTTCCTCGGCCAGGACGACGACTTCGGCCGCGACAGCCTGGTGGGCGTGGAGAAGGTGCTCGGCGCCGGGGGCGTGGCGGTCAAGCAGACGTACGTCACCAGCAACACCAACGTCGCGCCGCAGATCGGCGCGTTCAAGGCCGCCGGCTGCCAGGTCGTCGTGCTCGCCACGGTGCCCGGCTTCACCGCGCTGTCCGTCGGCACCGCCGCGCGGCTGGGCTTCAAGCCGCAGTGGCTGGTCTCGAATGTCGGCGGCGACCACCCGACCCTTGCCAAGCAGCTCGGCGAGGCGGCTCCGCTGCTGGAGGGCATGGTGGGCGCCAACTACCTGCCGATGCAGAACGACACGGCGAACCCGTGGATCCAGCTCTTCACGAAGATCAACAAGGAGCACAACGGTGACGCGCCGTTCGACGGCAACACCGTCTACGGCATGTCCGTCGGCTACCTGTTCGTGCAGGTGCTGCTCGCCGCCGGCAAGGACCTCACCCGGGAGAAGGTGCTCACCGCGGTGCAGAAGGGTGGCTTCCAGGGGCCGGGCCTCGCGCCGCTGCGCTTCTCAGACAAGGACCACTCCGGGTACGGCGGTCAGCGCCTGACCCGGGTGAGCGGGGGAGCGCAGACCTACTTCGGGCCGACGTACGAGACCGACGAGGAGGACGGCCCGGTCACCGAGTTCTCGACCGCCCCGGTCGCGCCGCCCGCCAACGGGGTGCCGACCGTCTCCTGA
- a CDS encoding branched-chain amino acid ABC transporter permease: MSATRAAVPPKQRSAGVGDRPVDGRRGSTLLRHLAVALAVGLALVAVSYAVEPFRNFQLATVAAYLCATAGLTVLTGLNGQLSLGHGALMAVGAYTVALCQTAFLDRGMTGGWLLAVSLVAAIVSTVAVGAVVGVAAARLRGPYLAGVTLAVAVVVPALAVTFDGVFNGEQGLSVPVEPPPMALGAYFPYERWQLWLSGAATLLALVLLANLIRSRYGRTFRAVRDDEVAARLAGIHVARTQVLAFVVSAATAGLGGALLAVLAQSVSPGAFSLTLSLFLLMAVVIGGLGRLAGALWGAVLLVALPDLTHSVTELFTLSPAVAQRLEGNLPLAIFGITLIVVMIAAPGGVQGVLSRLGRALLARWPARRS; the protein is encoded by the coding sequence GTGAGCGCCACCCGGGCGGCAGTGCCGCCGAAGCAGCGATCCGCGGGGGTCGGTGACCGCCCGGTCGACGGTCGGCGCGGCTCGACACTGCTGCGGCATCTCGCGGTGGCGCTCGCCGTGGGGCTGGCGCTGGTGGCGGTCAGCTACGCCGTCGAGCCGTTCCGCAACTTCCAGCTCGCCACAGTGGCGGCGTACCTCTGCGCCACAGCCGGGCTGACCGTCCTCACCGGGCTCAACGGTCAGCTGTCGCTGGGGCACGGGGCCTTGATGGCCGTCGGCGCGTACACGGTGGCTCTGTGCCAGACCGCGTTCCTCGACAGGGGGATGACCGGCGGTTGGCTGTTGGCGGTCTCGCTGGTCGCGGCGATCGTCAGCACGGTGGCTGTCGGCGCGGTGGTCGGTGTGGCCGCCGCCCGGCTGCGGGGTCCCTACCTGGCCGGTGTGACCCTCGCCGTGGCCGTCGTCGTGCCGGCGCTTGCCGTCACCTTCGACGGGGTGTTCAACGGGGAGCAGGGGCTGTCGGTGCCTGTGGAACCGCCACCGATGGCGCTCGGCGCGTACTTCCCCTACGAGCGGTGGCAGCTCTGGCTCTCGGGCGCTGCCACCCTGCTCGCCCTGGTGCTGCTGGCCAACCTGATCCGCAGCCGGTACGGGCGCACGTTCCGGGCGGTCCGCGACGACGAGGTGGCGGCCCGCCTCGCCGGCATCCACGTGGCGCGTACCCAGGTCCTCGCGTTCGTGGTCAGTGCCGCCACGGCCGGGCTCGGCGGCGCCCTGCTCGCGGTGCTCGCGCAGAGCGTCTCGCCGGGCGCGTTCTCGCTGACGCTGTCGCTGTTCCTGCTGATGGCCGTGGTGATCGGCGGCCTCGGTCGGCTCGCCGGAGCGTTGTGGGGGGCTGTCCTGCTTGTCGCCCTGCCGGACCTCACCCATTCGGTGACCGAATTGTTCACCCTCTCGCCCGCGGTGGCGCAGCGGCTGGAGGGCAACCTCCCGCTGGCGATCTTCGGCATCACGCTGATCGTCGTGATGATCGCCGCGCCGGGCGGCGTGCAGGGCGTGCTGTCCCGTCTCGGCCGGGCCCTGCTGGCCCGATGGCCGGCACGGCGTTCCTGA
- a CDS encoding branched-chain amino acid ABC transporter permease, translated as MDRFVFLTIDGLSRGAVYAAFALALVLIWRAARVVNFAQGAMAVAAAYVAYTVSAATGSYWVGFVVAIVAGLVLGALVDRVVMRHVDHASPLNPVIVALGLVLLIQAVLGMVYGNEFRPAEAPFSRSALTVGGVAVLSPYDLFVFATIGVVVSALAWMFARTPVGLRMRAAAFAPEVSRLLGVNVGGMLTLGWALASGVGALAAMLVLPTELGLHPHAMDLVFVSAFTAAVVGGLDSPPGAVVGGLVVGLLLSYVSGYVGSDVTPLAVLVLLLAVLLVRPGGLFAPVAARRV; from the coding sequence TTGGACCGCTTCGTCTTCCTCACCATCGACGGCCTGTCCCGGGGCGCGGTGTACGCCGCGTTCGCGCTGGCCCTGGTGCTCATCTGGCGGGCGGCGCGGGTCGTCAACTTCGCCCAGGGAGCGATGGCCGTCGCCGCCGCGTACGTCGCGTACACAGTGTCCGCCGCGACCGGCTCCTACTGGGTGGGCTTCGTTGTCGCGATCGTCGCCGGGCTTGTGCTCGGCGCGCTCGTGGACCGGGTCGTGATGCGCCACGTCGACCACGCCTCACCGCTCAATCCGGTGATCGTGGCGCTCGGGCTGGTGCTGTTGATCCAGGCCGTGCTGGGCATGGTGTACGGCAACGAGTTCCGTCCCGCCGAAGCGCCGTTCAGCCGGTCCGCCCTCACAGTGGGCGGGGTCGCCGTGCTGTCGCCGTACGACCTGTTCGTCTTCGCCACGATCGGTGTGGTGGTGAGTGCGCTGGCGTGGATGTTCGCGCGTACACCCGTGGGGTTGCGGATGCGGGCGGCGGCCTTCGCGCCGGAGGTGTCCCGCCTGCTCGGTGTCAACGTGGGCGGGATGTTGACGCTCGGCTGGGCGCTCGCCTCCGGCGTGGGCGCGCTGGCCGCGATGCTTGTCCTCCCCACCGAGCTGGGTCTGCATCCGCACGCCATGGACCTGGTGTTCGTCTCGGCGTTCACGGCGGCGGTGGTCGGTGGGTTGGACAGCCCACCGGGCGCGGTTGTCGGAGGATTGGTGGTGGGTCTGCTGCTGTCCTATGTGAGCGGCTACGTCGGCAGTGACGTCACCCCCCTGGCGGTGCTGGTCCTGCTGCTGGCGGTGCTGCTGGTCCGGCCCGGTGGGCTGTTCGCCCCGGTCGCTGCGAGGCGGGTGTGA
- a CDS encoding ABC transporter ATP-binding protein: MSAPDLLVVRGLVAGYGAAPVLQAIDLTVPAGTIAAVVGANGAGKTTLLRALSGMIRPSSGQVVLAGEDLRGTPVEQLVRRGMAHVPEGRGVISELTVDENLRLGGLWRRDRADAGRALDEVYQLFEPLARRRRHLGHQLSGGERQMLALGRALVGRPRLLLLDEPSLGLAPRVVARTMALLRQLRDSTGLTVLLVEQNVRSALAVADQGVVMSLGRVVIAAPAATLRDDDDLRHAYLGF; this comes from the coding sequence GTGAGCGCGCCCGATCTGCTCGTGGTGCGCGGGCTGGTGGCCGGCTACGGTGCCGCGCCGGTGTTGCAGGCCATCGACCTGACAGTGCCCGCCGGCACCATAGCGGCGGTGGTGGGCGCCAACGGCGCCGGCAAGACGACACTGCTGCGCGCGCTCTCCGGCATGATCCGCCCGTCCTCCGGCCAGGTCGTCCTCGCCGGAGAGGACCTGCGGGGTACGCCGGTGGAGCAGCTCGTCCGACGCGGCATGGCGCACGTGCCGGAGGGGCGGGGCGTGATCAGCGAACTCACCGTCGACGAGAACCTGCGGCTCGGCGGCCTGTGGCGGCGGGACCGGGCCGACGCCGGCCGCGCCCTCGACGAGGTCTACCAGCTCTTCGAGCCGCTCGCCAGGCGTCGTCGGCACCTCGGTCACCAGCTGTCCGGCGGTGAGCGGCAGATGCTCGCGCTCGGTCGGGCGCTTGTCGGCAGGCCACGACTGCTGCTGCTCGACGAACCCTCGCTCGGCCTGGCCCCACGGGTGGTCGCCCGGACCATGGCCCTGCTGCGGCAACTGCGCGACAGCACCGGCCTGACAGTGCTGCTCGTCGAGCAGAACGTGCGCAGCGCGCTCGCCGTCGCCGACCAGGGCGTGGTGATGTCGCTGGGCCGGGTCGTGATCGCCGCCCCGGCCGCGACGCTGCGCGACGACGACGACCTGCGCCACGCGTACCTCGGCTTCTGA
- a CDS encoding ABC transporter ATP-binding protein: MERGLELHHIGVRFGGLTALDDVSLRVPPNRVVGVIGPNGAGKTTLFNVICGFVTPETGSLTLDGRPLRPRPHGLTRLGIARTLQGTGLFAGLTVLENVMTGASHTARAGFASALFGLPRSDRDEQRLRRQAVDILDDLGIAGHADAAPTTLPFAVRQRVALARALAARPRLLLLDEPAGGLGADDITELAELVRQLPRRDADPCAVLLVEHHMDLVMAVCDEIVVLDFGRVIAAGTPDEIRDDPAVTDAYLGAAIEDAAVDGVTS; the protein is encoded by the coding sequence ATGGAACGCGGGCTCGAACTGCACCACATCGGCGTCCGTTTCGGCGGCCTCACCGCCCTCGACGACGTCTCGCTGCGGGTGCCACCCAACCGGGTGGTGGGCGTGATCGGGCCCAACGGCGCCGGCAAGACCACGCTGTTCAACGTGATCTGCGGTTTCGTGACGCCGGAGACGGGTTCGCTCACCCTGGACGGTCGGCCGCTGCGACCACGGCCGCACGGCCTGACCCGGCTGGGCATCGCGCGGACCCTGCAGGGGACCGGGCTCTTCGCCGGGCTCACCGTGCTGGAGAACGTGATGACCGGCGCTTCGCACACCGCTCGTGCGGGTTTCGCCTCCGCCCTGTTCGGGCTGCCCCGCAGTGACCGCGACGAGCAGCGACTGCGCCGGCAGGCAGTGGACATCCTCGACGACCTCGGCATCGCGGGGCACGCCGACGCCGCGCCGACCACGCTGCCCTTCGCCGTACGCCAGCGGGTCGCCCTGGCCCGCGCGCTCGCCGCACGGCCGCGGCTGCTGCTGCTCGACGAGCCGGCCGGTGGCCTCGGCGCCGACGACATCACCGAGCTGGCGGAGTTGGTCCGGCAGCTGCCCCGCCGCGACGCCGACCCGTGCGCGGTGCTGCTCGTCGAGCACCACATGGACCTGGTGATGGCGGTCTGCGACGAGATCGTGGTGCTCGACTTCGGCCGGGTGATCGCCGCCGGCACGCCGGACGAGATCCGCGACGATCCGGCGGTCACCGACGCCTACCTGGGCGCCGCGATCGAGGACGCCGCTGTCGACGGTGTCACCTCGTGA
- a CDS encoding alpha/beta hydrolase family protein, whose product MPSPTTTRPRSVAARAVRFALVATLVAGGVLAGPSGAAQAASPYERGPAPTTAILEASRGPFTTASQSVSSLSVTGFGGGVIYYPTSTSEGTFGAIAISPGYTASWSSISWLGPRIASHGFVVIGIETNTRLDQPDSRGRQLLAALDYLTERSSVRSRIDSSRLAVAGHSMGGGGSLEAASSRPSLQAAVPLAPWNLDKSWSELRVPTLIIGGESDSVAPVSSHSVPFYNSIPASAEKAYLELNGASHFFPQTTNTPTARQMVAWLKRFVDDDTRYEQFLCPGPSGSQIQEYRNTCPSY is encoded by the coding sequence GTGCCGTCACCAACCACCACCCGTCCCCGTTCCGTGGCAGCCCGAGCCGTCCGGTTCGCGCTGGTCGCCACCCTCGTCGCCGGCGGCGTCCTGGCCGGACCCTCCGGTGCCGCCCAGGCGGCGAGCCCGTACGAGCGGGGCCCCGCCCCGACCACCGCGATCCTGGAGGCCAGCCGCGGCCCCTTCACCACCGCCTCGCAGAGCGTCTCCTCGCTGAGCGTGACCGGCTTCGGCGGCGGCGTCATCTACTACCCGACCAGCACCAGCGAGGGCACCTTCGGCGCCATCGCCATCTCGCCCGGCTACACGGCCTCCTGGTCCAGCATCAGCTGGCTCGGCCCGCGGATCGCCTCGCACGGCTTCGTGGTGATCGGCATCGAGACCAACACCCGGCTGGACCAGCCGGACAGCCGGGGCCGGCAGCTGCTGGCCGCGCTTGACTACCTCACCGAGCGCAGTTCGGTGCGGAGTCGGATCGACAGCAGCCGGCTCGCCGTGGCCGGTCACTCGATGGGTGGCGGCGGCAGCCTGGAGGCGGCCTCGTCCCGGCCGTCGTTGCAGGCCGCCGTGCCGCTGGCGCCCTGGAACCTGGACAAGAGCTGGTCCGAGCTGCGGGTGCCGACGCTGATCATCGGTGGCGAGAGCGACTCGGTCGCGCCGGTCTCGTCGCACTCGGTGCCGTTCTACAACAGCATCCCGGCCTCCGCCGAGAAGGCGTACCTGGAGTTGAACGGGGCGAGCCACTTCTTCCCGCAGACGACGAACACGCCGACCGCGCGGCAGATGGTGGCCTGGCTGAAGCGGTTCGTCGACGACGACACCCGCTACGAGCAGTTCCTCTGCCCGGGCCCGAGCGGCTCGCAGATCCAGGAGTACCGCAACACCTGCCCCAGCTACTGA